A segment of the Cellulomonas sp. WB94 genome:
GGTCCTCCACCCGGACGACGTCGTGGCCGCGCATGCGTGCCCACGCGGGGATGTCGAGTCGCGCGGCAGGGTCCGTCGCCCAGACGGTGAGCACCGTGCCGGGCGCGGCGTCGATGGCCGCGCGGGCGAGCCTGATCACCGGGATCGGGCACAGCAGGCCGCGCGCGTCGATGACCTCTGGCATCACAGCCCCCCCGCGCCGAGCGCGTCGCGCACGCGCCGCACCGTCCCCGGGAGCACGTCGAGGAAGCGGTCGACGCCGTCGCTCGTGACCTCCGGCGGCAGGCACAGGCGCACGTTGCCGTGAGTGAGGACGCCCATCGCGGCGAGCACGTGGCTCGGTTCGAGCGTGCTCGAGGTGCAGGCGGACCCGGATCCCACCGCGAAGCCGAGCCGGTCCAGCTCGGTGACCAGCGCCTCGCCGTCGACGTAGAGGCACGAGAACGTCACGACGTGCGGGAGCCGATCC
Coding sequences within it:
- a CDS encoding sulfurtransferase TusA family protein codes for the protein MPEVIDARGLLCPIPVIRLARAAIDAAPGTVLTVWATDPAARLDIPAWARMRGHDVVRVEDLPDGSVAMDVRIGPPGIPAS